The following coding sequences are from one Capsicum annuum cultivar UCD-10X-F1 chromosome 3, UCD10Xv1.1, whole genome shotgun sequence window:
- the LOC124896879 gene encoding uncharacterized protein LOC124896879 — MESGDLSCDQNKVLISYLMNGRGQIHPTFIRNDRHVELYMLCIDSDNSRPILRVKVFERFRKEASTSTPPSPSPSPPPPNVDDTSKEYDFMGCNEWDNSEYYEEEECGGGEDGQLEPQRSHSFSDGTNLFLGQTFKDKKTLKLLLKQASVKISFNYTTLKSSKKYLRGRCVDRTWRWMVHACAIEELGWFHVHKYVGEHTYGIDHVTGKHKNVTVEAELLKVLDGRRHCEEHSLRYARAWICSASRISYIFDGLNLGSINSLRVEEEYGRLIYYFMAFRASIRGYAHMRKVVTVDDTHLSNKYEGVMLSTVAQVTQNHIYPLAYYVVDKENDASWGFFFEKLKAFVVDEPELCIISDRHVSIANGLARHYPLAHHGVCVRHLGENLQINHHCSDSLYLYYHTAKAYTLEEFNDYFNALKERCPSAATCLKH; from the exons ATGGAGAGCGGTGACTTAAGTTGTGATCAAAACAAGGTGTTAATTAGTTATTTGATGAACGGGAGGGGGCAAATCCATCCAACGTTCATAAGGAATGATAGACACGTAGAATTATATATGCTTTGCATTGATTCTGATAACTCCAGACCTATATTGCGGGTTAAAGTTTTTGAAAGGTTCCGGAAAGAAGCTTCCACATCAACCCCACCCTCACCCTcaccctcacccccacccccGAATGTGGATGATACGTCAAAGGAATACGATTTCATGGGCTGTAATGAATGGGATAATAGTGAATATTATGAAGAAGAGGAGTGTGGAGGAGGTGAGGACGGGCAACTCGAACCACAAAGAAGCCACTCTTTCTCGGACGGGACCAACCTTTTTTTAGGACaaacattcaaggataagaaaacATTAAAACTTTTGTTGAAGCAGGCGTCGGTGAAAATATCGTTCAATTACACAACTCTGAAGAGTAGTAAGAAATACTTGAGGGGGAGGTGCGTAGATCGTACTTGGCGGTGGATGGTGCACGCATGTGCTATCGAAGAATTGGGTTGGTTTCACGTCCATAAGTACGTGGGAGAGCATACTTATGGCATTGATCATGTCACGGGAAAGCACAAAAATGTCACCGTGGAG GCCGAGCTATTGAAAGTGTTGGATGGCAGGCGTCATTGCGAAGAACATAGTTTGAGGTACGCCCGAGCATGGATATGCAGTGCTTCCCGCATTTCATATATTTTCGATGGTCTCAACCTCGGGTCTATTAATTCCCTCAGGGTCGAAGAGGAATATGGCAGGcttatttactactttatggCCTTTAGGGCTTCCATCCGTGGATATGCACACATGAGAAAGGTCGTTACCGTTGATGACACACATTTGTCCAACAAGTACGAGGGCGTGATGCTGTCCACTGTCGCTCAAGTTACGCAGAATCATATCTATCCCTTAGCGTATTATGTGGTGGATAAGGAGAACGATGCGTCGTGGGGCTTCTTCTTCGAGAAGCTTAAGGCCTTTGTCGTCGACGAACCAGAGCTGTGCATTATCTCCGACAGACATGTAAGTATAGCCAACGGCCTCGCAAGGCATTATCCACTTGCGCATCACGGTGTTTGTGTGAGGCATCTCGGCGAAAATCTTCAAATAAATCACCATTGTTCCGATTCTCTCTATTTGTACTACCATACGGCCAAGGCGTACACGTTGGAAGAATTTAATGACTACTTCAACGCCCTTAAAGAAAGATGCCCCAGCGCAGCAACTTGCCTCAAGCATTAA